From Euzebya rosea, one genomic window encodes:
- a CDS encoding L-aspartate oxidase: protein MALPSHIAAGAEIAVDVAVVGSGVAGLVTALDLLDRRPELTVALVDKGVSGESGSTPLAQGGLAAAVGPDDSPAMHAADTARAGDGHTDPRAVAVMATETPARVADLRRRGAVFDTEPDGSLALAREGGQQVGRSVRAADATGAEMFRALRDAAIEKARSGSLIRLQGMVVELPLAPTPEQPVIGAWLLCDRIAGGMATPSQDAGLILLRAQAVMLATGGCGGLYAGTTNRDEATGDALALAGRTGAALQDLEFVQFHPTGLKSADGRFQRFLLTEALRGAGAHLLDADGNRFMLDRHPDAELAPRHVVAKAILDQPGGAWLDARMIPDHQLAEEFPTVLTGARTYGFDLATEPVPVEPCEHYMIGGVATDLHGRTSVPGLYAAGEAASSGVHGANRMAGNSLAQSCVFAHRAALDMAARLDGTRVAHDPEPPAAGADSPVTADGSERTDLRTAMSLGGGAIRDAEGLQKLGQVIDDLRAAAYRAWGGPNPPMVRDALELGSMLVSARAIVDSALRRTESRGTHFRTDFPDPDPVWAGRRQRVHLTR from the coding sequence ATGGCCTTGCCTTCCCATATCGCAGCCGGAGCCGAGATCGCGGTCGATGTGGCGGTTGTCGGGTCCGGCGTTGCCGGGCTCGTGACCGCGCTCGACCTGCTCGATCGACGTCCAGAGCTGACCGTTGCCCTCGTCGACAAGGGGGTGTCCGGCGAGTCGGGCTCGACCCCGCTGGCGCAGGGAGGCCTTGCCGCGGCGGTCGGCCCGGACGACTCGCCAGCCATGCATGCGGCTGACACCGCACGTGCCGGGGACGGGCACACCGATCCCCGTGCCGTGGCGGTGATGGCCACCGAGACGCCTGCACGCGTGGCAGACCTCCGTCGACGTGGCGCCGTGTTCGACACCGAACCCGACGGCAGCCTTGCCCTGGCCAGAGAGGGCGGGCAGCAGGTCGGACGGTCCGTCCGGGCCGCCGACGCCACCGGGGCGGAGATGTTCCGCGCACTCCGCGACGCCGCGATCGAGAAGGCCCGCAGCGGCAGCCTGATCCGTCTGCAGGGCATGGTCGTCGAGCTGCCGCTGGCGCCCACCCCCGAGCAGCCGGTCATCGGCGCCTGGTTGCTGTGCGACCGGATCGCCGGGGGCATGGCCACGCCGTCGCAGGACGCCGGCCTGATCCTCCTGCGCGCACAGGCGGTCATGCTCGCGACCGGCGGGTGCGGTGGCCTGTACGCGGGCACCACCAACCGGGACGAGGCCACCGGAGACGCCCTGGCGCTGGCCGGCCGGACCGGTGCGGCCCTGCAGGACCTCGAGTTCGTGCAGTTCCACCCCACCGGGCTGAAGTCGGCCGACGGCCGGTTCCAGCGGTTCCTGCTGACCGAGGCGCTGCGCGGTGCGGGGGCCCACCTGCTGGACGCCGACGGCAACCGCTTCATGCTGGACCGCCACCCCGACGCCGAGCTGGCCCCCCGCCACGTCGTGGCCAAGGCGATCCTCGACCAGCCGGGCGGCGCGTGGCTGGACGCCCGGATGATCCCCGACCACCAGCTGGCCGAGGAGTTCCCGACGGTGCTGACCGGGGCCCGGACGTACGGCTTCGACCTGGCGACCGAGCCGGTGCCGGTCGAACCCTGCGAGCACTACATGATCGGCGGCGTCGCCACCGACCTGCACGGCCGGACCTCCGTGCCGGGCCTGTACGCCGCCGGCGAGGCCGCCTCGTCCGGGGTCCACGGCGCCAACCGCATGGCCGGCAACTCCCTCGCCCAGTCGTGTGTGTTCGCCCACCGGGCGGCGCTCGACATGGCCGCCCGGCTGGACGGCACACGAGTGGCGCACGACCCCGAGCCGCCGGCCGCCGGCGCCGACTCCCCCGTGACGGCCGACGGCAGCGAACGCACGGACTTGCGGACCGCGATGAGCCTCGGTGGTGGCGCCATCCGCGACGCCGAGGGCCTGCAGAAGCTGGGGCAGGTCATCGACGACCTGCGGGCGGCCGCGTACCGGGCCTGGGGTGGGCCGAACCCACCCATGGTCCGCGACGCCCTGGAGCTGGGCAGCATGCTGGTGTCGGCCCGCGCGATCGTCGACAGCGCCCTGCGTCGCACCGAGTCGCGGGGCACCCACTTCCGCACCGACTTCCCCGATCCCGACCCCGTCTGGGCCGGCCGACGCCAGCGGGTGCACCTGACCCGCTAG